A single Metarhizium brunneum chromosome 5, complete sequence DNA region contains:
- the ipp1 gene encoding Inorganic pyrophosphatase encodes MYVLKLLQAVLVPLSAVGAVAQNDGSYTLREVGARNTVDWRVWLQKDGYPVSPWHDVPLYPDNKPGPVINFVVEIPRWTDGKIETQRNEPLNPLFHDTSKNKPRFVASFWPHKTYPFLYGSIPQTWENKNVKDNYTGLVGDNDPVDLFDVSSISPGYTGEVKQVKVLGGLAMIDDNTTDWKVIAIDVRDPLANLVSSVEELDKYRPGLSKSFLDWFIASHTLLRFPPDTFFTNTIKYYKVARGKGLNPIIGNEYVNARTMNAKLAESHQHWSDLVLGKEDRGKISIWQTTNPRACKTYVKPEDATKKFEIPEKSNILPPAARPAPYDRWYYVDEKFTLITVPGDVIEVD; translated from the exons ATGTATGTCTTGAAACTGTTGCAAGCGGTCCTCGTGCCTCTGAGCGCAGTCGGTGCTGTTGCCCAGAATGACGGCTCCTATACACTCCGAGAGGTTGGCGCTAGGAACACAGTT GACTGGAGAGTATGGCTGCAGAAGGATGGATATCCCGTCTCGCCTTGGCACGATGTGCCTTTGTACCCGGATAACAAGCCTGGGCCGGTCATCAACTTTGTAGTTGAGATTCCCCGATGGACCGACGGCAAGATTGAAACGCAGCGCAACGAGCCTCTGA ACCCTCTCTTCCACGACACCTCAAAGAACAAGCCCCGGTTTGTGGCTAGTTTCTGGCCGCACAAGACGTATCCCTTCTTGTATGGGTCGATTCCACAGACGTGGGAGAacaagaatgtcaaggacaacTATACCGGCCTTGTGGGAGACAATGACCCGGTCGATTTATTTGACGTCAGCTCCATTTC GCCAGGATACACGGGCGAGGTCAAGCAGGTCAAAGTTCTGGGAGGTCTTGCCATGATTGAC gataaCACGACGGACTGGAAAGTCATAGCTATTGACGTCAGGGACCCTCTCGCCAACCTCGTCAGCT CCGTCGAAGAACTGGACAAGTACCGACCCGGCCTCAGCAAATCCTTTCTTGACTGGTTTATTGCAAGTCACACCCTTCTCCGTTTCCCCCCGGACACGTTTTTCACTAACACCATCAAGTATTACAAAGTCGCTCGTGGCAAGGGCCTCAACCCCATCATCGGCAACGAATACGTCAATGCTCGCACCATGAATGCCAAACTCGCCGAAAGTCACCAGCATTGGAGTGATCTTGTTCTCGGCAAGGAGGACCGCGGCAAGATCAGCATTTGGCAGACTACCAATCCTCGTGCTTGCAAGACCTATGTCAAGCCCGAGGATGCGACCAAGAAGTTTGAGATTCCGGAAAAGTCCAACATCTTGCCGCCAGCAGCTAGACCGGCGCCGTATGACAGGTGGTATTACGTTGATGAGAAGTTTACTTTGATTACGGTGCCGGGGGATGTCATTGAAGTTGATTAA